From a single Eleginops maclovinus isolate JMC-PN-2008 ecotype Puerto Natales chromosome 18, JC_Emac_rtc_rv5, whole genome shotgun sequence genomic region:
- the postnb gene encoding periostin, osteoblast specific factor b isoform X3 gives MKLLFVAAFALFVLSAFDKADSSAYDKIVAHSRIRARKEGPNVCALQQVMGTKKKYFSTCRNWYRGSICGKKATVLYECCPGYMKLEGIRGCPAVAPIDNVYGTLGVVKATSTQQYSDISKLRSEIEGSGSFTFFAPSNDAWELLDETMRSALVSNVNIELYNALHYHMANKRLLTKDLKNGMTVTSMYNELGLQINHYSNGVVTVNCARIIYGNQVATNGVVHVIDRVISAVGNTIQDVIEVDDDLTTLSDVAQNSGLLEKLGQPGHFTLFAPTNEAFETLGSEVLERLQGDKEVLKALLNFHLLDSVQCSEAIMAGTSYETLEGNNIEIGCDGESLTVNGIKMVLKKDIVTTNGVIHLIDQVLMPDSAKQVMELVGSSQSTFGDMVSELGLSASMMSDAEYTLLAPLNTVFNDEVMSMDQSLLKIILENHILKSKIVLGQLFNGQRLETIGGKFLRVFIYRTAACIENACLIRGSKEGSNGALHLMRTLLKPAENSMFQILTENGGFKIFLSLMEDAGLTDLLKQEGDFTLFAPSDKAFAGLSSSDLSLLKSDTNALRTILLYHINNGIFIGGGLESGVTNLLKSLQGSNLKVMFANSSMQVNSVQVPESDIMATNGVIHFVNQVLYPGDIPVGSQDWVMLLKRLISYMQIKYISGFRYQEIPLTFIKRTVTRIIQEVPDQTKVTRVIQADPSKTKVTRVIQGEPTMSKVTRVIQGEPTMSKVTRVIQGEPTMSKVTRVIQGEPTISKVTRVIQGEPTISKVTRVIEGPQFSSSYATTNIALEGTDISSLTNTEEDSDRIARIIQAGKRGRGRD, from the exons GACTGTGCTTTATGAGTGCTGCCCAGGGTACATGAAGCTGGAAGGCATTCGTGGATGCCCTGCAG TTGCCCCGATCGACAATGTGTATGGCACCTTGGGTGTGGTGAAGGCCACCTCAACCCAACAATACTCTGACATCTCTAAGCTGAGGTCTGAGATTGAGGGATCTGGATCGTTTACCTTCTTTGCCCCCAGCAATGATGCATGGGAGCTTTTGGATGAA ACAATGAGAAGTGCACTGGTCAGCAATGTCAACATTGAATTGTACAACGCTCTCCATTATCACATGGCCAACAAACGCCTCTTGACCAAAGATTTAAAGAATGGAATGACAGTCACTTCAATGTACAATGAACTTGGTCTCCAAATAAATCATTACTCCAATGGG GTGGTGACTGTGAACTGCGCCAGGATTATCTATGGTAACCAGGTTGCCACCAATGGAGTTGTGCATGTCATTGACCGAGTTATCAGCGCTGTTGGCAACACAATCCAGGATGTCATTGAGGTTGACGATGATCTGACAACCCTGAGT GATGTGGCTCAAAACTCTGGTCTGCTGGAGAAGCTGGGTCAGCCAGGACATTTCACTCTCTTTGCTCCCACCAACGAAGCCTTTGAGACTCTGGGCAGTGAAGTGTTGGAAAGACTTCAGGGCGACAAGGAGGTCCTCAAAG CTCTCCTGAATTTCCACCTCCTGGACTCTGTCCAGTGCTCTGAGGCTATCATGGCTGGCACCTCCTACGAGACCCTGGAGGGCAACAACATTGAGATCGGCTGTGATGGCGAAAGTTTAACAGTCAATGGCATCAAGATGGTGCTCAAGAAGGACATTGTCACAACCAATGGTGTCATCCACCTTATTGATCAAGTGCTCATGCCAGACTCAG CTAAACAGGTGATGGAACTGGTTGGAAGTTCCCAGTCAACCTTTGGAGACATGGTGTCTGAGCTAGGTCTTTCTGCTTCCATGATGTCAGACGCTGAGTACACTTTGCTTGCCCCCCTCAACACTGTCTTCAATG ATGAGGTGATGTCCATGGATCAGAGTTTGCTCAAGATCATCCTGGAGAACCACATCTTGAAGAGTAAAATCGTCTTGGGACAGTTGTTTAATGGTCAGCGCCTGGAAACTATTGGAGGAAAATTTCTGAGGGTCTTCATCTATCGCACG GCTGCGTGCATTGAGAATGCCTGTCTTATAAGAGGCAGTAAAGAAGGAAGCAATGGGGCCCTTCATCTCATGAGGACTCTGTTGAAACCAGCCGAAAACTCTATGTTTCAGATTCTGACAGAAAACGGAGGGTTCAA GATCTTTTTGTCTCTGATGGAAGATGCTGGCTTGACTGACCTGCTGAAACAGGAGGGAGACTTTACTCTTTTTGCCCCAAGCGACAAGGCTTTTGCTGGCTTGAGCAGCAGTGATTTGTCCTTGTTAAAGA GTGACACCAATGCACTCAGAACCATCCTTTTGTATCACATCAATAATGGTATCTTCATTGGTGGTGGTTTGGAGTCTGGGGTGACAAATCTTCTGAAGTCACTTCAGGGCAGCAACCTCAAAGTGATGTTT GCAAACAGCTCAATGCAAGTGAACTCTGTCCAAGTCCCTGAATCTGATATCATGGCCACAAATGGAGTCATTCACTTTGTTAACCAAGTCTTGTATCCTGGAG ATATCCCTGTTGGAAGCCAGGATTGGGTCATGCTGTTGAAGAGGCTCATCAGTTACATGCAGATTAAG taCATTTCAGGATTCAGATATCAGGAAATCCCCCTTACATTTATTA AGAGGACCGTGACTCGTATCATCCAGGAAG TTCCTGATCAGACTAAAGTCACAAGAGTTATTCAAGCGGATCCCTCTAAGACCAAGGTTACCAGGGTTATCCAAGGAGAGCCCACTATGTCCAAGGTTACCAGGGTTATCCAAGGAGAGCCCACTATGTCCAAGGTTACCAGGGTTATCCAAGGGGAGCCCACTATGTCCAAGGTTACCAGGGTTATCCAAGGGGAGCCCACTATATCCAAGGTCACCAGGGTTATCCAAGGGGAGCCCACTATATCCAAGGTCACCAGGGTCATTGAAG GCCCTCAGTTCTCAAGCAGCTATGCCACCACCAACATAGCCCTGGAAG gAACTGACATTTCAAGTCTTACCAACACTGAAGAGGATAGTGATAGAATTGCCAGGATTATCCAAG CTGGCAaaagggggagaggaagagactga
- the postnb gene encoding periostin, osteoblast specific factor b isoform X2 produces MKLLFVAAFALFVLSAFDKADSSAYDKIVAHSRIRARKEGPNVCALQQVMGTKKKYFSTCRNWYRGSICGKKATVLYECCPGYMKLEGIRGCPAVAPIDNVYGTLGVVKATSTQQYSDISKLRSEIEGSGSFTFFAPSNDAWELLDETMRSALVSNVNIELYNALHYHMANKRLLTKDLKNGMTVTSMYNELGLQINHYSNGVVTVNCARIIYGNQVATNGVVHVIDRVISAVGNTIQDVIEVDDDLTTLSDVAQNSGLLEKLGQPGHFTLFAPTNEAFETLGSEVLERLQGDKEVLKALLNFHLLDSVQCSEAIMAGTSYETLEGNNIEIGCDGESLTVNGIKMVLKKDIVTTNGVIHLIDQVLMPDSAKQVMELVGSSQSTFGDMVSELGLSASMMSDAEYTLLAPLNTVFNDEVMSMDQSLLKIILENHILKSKIVLGQLFNGQRLETIGGKFLRVFIYRTAACIENACLIRGSKEGSNGALHLMRTLLKPAENSMFQILTENGGFKIFLSLMEDAGLTDLLKQEGDFTLFAPSDKAFAGLSSSDLSLLKSDTNALRTILLYHINNGIFIGGGLESGVTNLLKSLQGSNLKVMFANSSMQVNSVQVPESDIMATNGVIHFVNQVLYPGDIPVGSQDWVMLLKRLISYMQIKYISGFRYQEIPLTFIKRTVTRIIQEVPDQTKVTRVIQADPSKTKVTRVIQGEPTMSKVTRVIQGEPTMSKVTRVIQGEPTMSKVTRVIQGEPTISKVTRVIQGEPTISKVTRVIEGPQFSSSYATTNIALEGTDISSLTNTEEDSDRIARIIQGNTRRTSSRRVVAGKRGRGRD; encoded by the exons GACTGTGCTTTATGAGTGCTGCCCAGGGTACATGAAGCTGGAAGGCATTCGTGGATGCCCTGCAG TTGCCCCGATCGACAATGTGTATGGCACCTTGGGTGTGGTGAAGGCCACCTCAACCCAACAATACTCTGACATCTCTAAGCTGAGGTCTGAGATTGAGGGATCTGGATCGTTTACCTTCTTTGCCCCCAGCAATGATGCATGGGAGCTTTTGGATGAA ACAATGAGAAGTGCACTGGTCAGCAATGTCAACATTGAATTGTACAACGCTCTCCATTATCACATGGCCAACAAACGCCTCTTGACCAAAGATTTAAAGAATGGAATGACAGTCACTTCAATGTACAATGAACTTGGTCTCCAAATAAATCATTACTCCAATGGG GTGGTGACTGTGAACTGCGCCAGGATTATCTATGGTAACCAGGTTGCCACCAATGGAGTTGTGCATGTCATTGACCGAGTTATCAGCGCTGTTGGCAACACAATCCAGGATGTCATTGAGGTTGACGATGATCTGACAACCCTGAGT GATGTGGCTCAAAACTCTGGTCTGCTGGAGAAGCTGGGTCAGCCAGGACATTTCACTCTCTTTGCTCCCACCAACGAAGCCTTTGAGACTCTGGGCAGTGAAGTGTTGGAAAGACTTCAGGGCGACAAGGAGGTCCTCAAAG CTCTCCTGAATTTCCACCTCCTGGACTCTGTCCAGTGCTCTGAGGCTATCATGGCTGGCACCTCCTACGAGACCCTGGAGGGCAACAACATTGAGATCGGCTGTGATGGCGAAAGTTTAACAGTCAATGGCATCAAGATGGTGCTCAAGAAGGACATTGTCACAACCAATGGTGTCATCCACCTTATTGATCAAGTGCTCATGCCAGACTCAG CTAAACAGGTGATGGAACTGGTTGGAAGTTCCCAGTCAACCTTTGGAGACATGGTGTCTGAGCTAGGTCTTTCTGCTTCCATGATGTCAGACGCTGAGTACACTTTGCTTGCCCCCCTCAACACTGTCTTCAATG ATGAGGTGATGTCCATGGATCAGAGTTTGCTCAAGATCATCCTGGAGAACCACATCTTGAAGAGTAAAATCGTCTTGGGACAGTTGTTTAATGGTCAGCGCCTGGAAACTATTGGAGGAAAATTTCTGAGGGTCTTCATCTATCGCACG GCTGCGTGCATTGAGAATGCCTGTCTTATAAGAGGCAGTAAAGAAGGAAGCAATGGGGCCCTTCATCTCATGAGGACTCTGTTGAAACCAGCCGAAAACTCTATGTTTCAGATTCTGACAGAAAACGGAGGGTTCAA GATCTTTTTGTCTCTGATGGAAGATGCTGGCTTGACTGACCTGCTGAAACAGGAGGGAGACTTTACTCTTTTTGCCCCAAGCGACAAGGCTTTTGCTGGCTTGAGCAGCAGTGATTTGTCCTTGTTAAAGA GTGACACCAATGCACTCAGAACCATCCTTTTGTATCACATCAATAATGGTATCTTCATTGGTGGTGGTTTGGAGTCTGGGGTGACAAATCTTCTGAAGTCACTTCAGGGCAGCAACCTCAAAGTGATGTTT GCAAACAGCTCAATGCAAGTGAACTCTGTCCAAGTCCCTGAATCTGATATCATGGCCACAAATGGAGTCATTCACTTTGTTAACCAAGTCTTGTATCCTGGAG ATATCCCTGTTGGAAGCCAGGATTGGGTCATGCTGTTGAAGAGGCTCATCAGTTACATGCAGATTAAG taCATTTCAGGATTCAGATATCAGGAAATCCCCCTTACATTTATTA AGAGGACCGTGACTCGTATCATCCAGGAAG TTCCTGATCAGACTAAAGTCACAAGAGTTATTCAAGCGGATCCCTCTAAGACCAAGGTTACCAGGGTTATCCAAGGAGAGCCCACTATGTCCAAGGTTACCAGGGTTATCCAAGGAGAGCCCACTATGTCCAAGGTTACCAGGGTTATCCAAGGGGAGCCCACTATGTCCAAGGTTACCAGGGTTATCCAAGGGGAGCCCACTATATCCAAGGTCACCAGGGTTATCCAAGGGGAGCCCACTATATCCAAGGTCACCAGGGTCATTGAAG GCCCTCAGTTCTCAAGCAGCTATGCCACCACCAACATAGCCCTGGAAG gAACTGACATTTCAAGTCTTACCAACACTGAAGAGGATAGTGATAGAATTGCCAGGATTATCCAAG GCAATACAAGAAGAACTTCTTCCAGGAGAGTTGTAG CTGGCAaaagggggagaggaagagactga
- the postnb gene encoding periostin, osteoblast specific factor b isoform X1 — MKLLFVAAFALFVLSAFDKADSSAYDKIVAHSRIRARKEGPNVCALQQVMGTKKKYFSTCRNWYRGSICGKKATVLYECCPGYMKLEGIRGCPAVAPIDNVYGTLGVVKATSTQQYSDISKLRSEIEGSGSFTFFAPSNDAWELLDETMRSALVSNVNIELYNALHYHMANKRLLTKDLKNGMTVTSMYNELGLQINHYSNGVVTVNCARIIYGNQVATNGVVHVIDRVISAVGNTIQDVIEVDDDLTTLSDVAQNSGLLEKLGQPGHFTLFAPTNEAFETLGSEVLERLQGDKEVLKALLNFHLLDSVQCSEAIMAGTSYETLEGNNIEIGCDGESLTVNGIKMVLKKDIVTTNGVIHLIDQVLMPDSAKQVMELVGSSQSTFGDMVSELGLSASMMSDAEYTLLAPLNTVFNDEVMSMDQSLLKIILENHILKSKIVLGQLFNGQRLETIGGKFLRVFIYRTAACIENACLIRGSKEGSNGALHLMRTLLKPAENSMFQILTENGGFKIFLSLMEDAGLTDLLKQEGDFTLFAPSDKAFAGLSSSDLSLLKSDTNALRTILLYHINNGIFIGGGLESGVTNLLKSLQGSNLKVMFANSSMQVNSVQVPESDIMATNGVIHFVNQVLYPGDIPVGSQDWVMLLKRLISYMQIKYISGFRYQEIPLTFIKRTVTRIIQEVPDQTKVTRVIQADPSKTKVTRVIQGEPTMSKVTRVIQGEPTMSKVTRVIQGEPTMSKVTRVIQGEPTISKVTRVIQGEPTISKVTRVIEGPQFSSSYATTNIALEGTDISSLTNTEEDSDRIARIIQAGNTRRTSSRRVVAGKRGRGRD, encoded by the exons GACTGTGCTTTATGAGTGCTGCCCAGGGTACATGAAGCTGGAAGGCATTCGTGGATGCCCTGCAG TTGCCCCGATCGACAATGTGTATGGCACCTTGGGTGTGGTGAAGGCCACCTCAACCCAACAATACTCTGACATCTCTAAGCTGAGGTCTGAGATTGAGGGATCTGGATCGTTTACCTTCTTTGCCCCCAGCAATGATGCATGGGAGCTTTTGGATGAA ACAATGAGAAGTGCACTGGTCAGCAATGTCAACATTGAATTGTACAACGCTCTCCATTATCACATGGCCAACAAACGCCTCTTGACCAAAGATTTAAAGAATGGAATGACAGTCACTTCAATGTACAATGAACTTGGTCTCCAAATAAATCATTACTCCAATGGG GTGGTGACTGTGAACTGCGCCAGGATTATCTATGGTAACCAGGTTGCCACCAATGGAGTTGTGCATGTCATTGACCGAGTTATCAGCGCTGTTGGCAACACAATCCAGGATGTCATTGAGGTTGACGATGATCTGACAACCCTGAGT GATGTGGCTCAAAACTCTGGTCTGCTGGAGAAGCTGGGTCAGCCAGGACATTTCACTCTCTTTGCTCCCACCAACGAAGCCTTTGAGACTCTGGGCAGTGAAGTGTTGGAAAGACTTCAGGGCGACAAGGAGGTCCTCAAAG CTCTCCTGAATTTCCACCTCCTGGACTCTGTCCAGTGCTCTGAGGCTATCATGGCTGGCACCTCCTACGAGACCCTGGAGGGCAACAACATTGAGATCGGCTGTGATGGCGAAAGTTTAACAGTCAATGGCATCAAGATGGTGCTCAAGAAGGACATTGTCACAACCAATGGTGTCATCCACCTTATTGATCAAGTGCTCATGCCAGACTCAG CTAAACAGGTGATGGAACTGGTTGGAAGTTCCCAGTCAACCTTTGGAGACATGGTGTCTGAGCTAGGTCTTTCTGCTTCCATGATGTCAGACGCTGAGTACACTTTGCTTGCCCCCCTCAACACTGTCTTCAATG ATGAGGTGATGTCCATGGATCAGAGTTTGCTCAAGATCATCCTGGAGAACCACATCTTGAAGAGTAAAATCGTCTTGGGACAGTTGTTTAATGGTCAGCGCCTGGAAACTATTGGAGGAAAATTTCTGAGGGTCTTCATCTATCGCACG GCTGCGTGCATTGAGAATGCCTGTCTTATAAGAGGCAGTAAAGAAGGAAGCAATGGGGCCCTTCATCTCATGAGGACTCTGTTGAAACCAGCCGAAAACTCTATGTTTCAGATTCTGACAGAAAACGGAGGGTTCAA GATCTTTTTGTCTCTGATGGAAGATGCTGGCTTGACTGACCTGCTGAAACAGGAGGGAGACTTTACTCTTTTTGCCCCAAGCGACAAGGCTTTTGCTGGCTTGAGCAGCAGTGATTTGTCCTTGTTAAAGA GTGACACCAATGCACTCAGAACCATCCTTTTGTATCACATCAATAATGGTATCTTCATTGGTGGTGGTTTGGAGTCTGGGGTGACAAATCTTCTGAAGTCACTTCAGGGCAGCAACCTCAAAGTGATGTTT GCAAACAGCTCAATGCAAGTGAACTCTGTCCAAGTCCCTGAATCTGATATCATGGCCACAAATGGAGTCATTCACTTTGTTAACCAAGTCTTGTATCCTGGAG ATATCCCTGTTGGAAGCCAGGATTGGGTCATGCTGTTGAAGAGGCTCATCAGTTACATGCAGATTAAG taCATTTCAGGATTCAGATATCAGGAAATCCCCCTTACATTTATTA AGAGGACCGTGACTCGTATCATCCAGGAAG TTCCTGATCAGACTAAAGTCACAAGAGTTATTCAAGCGGATCCCTCTAAGACCAAGGTTACCAGGGTTATCCAAGGAGAGCCCACTATGTCCAAGGTTACCAGGGTTATCCAAGGAGAGCCCACTATGTCCAAGGTTACCAGGGTTATCCAAGGGGAGCCCACTATGTCCAAGGTTACCAGGGTTATCCAAGGGGAGCCCACTATATCCAAGGTCACCAGGGTTATCCAAGGGGAGCCCACTATATCCAAGGTCACCAGGGTCATTGAAG GCCCTCAGTTCTCAAGCAGCTATGCCACCACCAACATAGCCCTGGAAG gAACTGACATTTCAAGTCTTACCAACACTGAAGAGGATAGTGATAGAATTGCCAGGATTATCCAAG CAGGCAATACAAGAAGAACTTCTTCCAGGAGAGTTGTAG CTGGCAaaagggggagaggaagagactga